In one Brassica oleracea var. oleracea cultivar TO1000 chromosome C9, BOL, whole genome shotgun sequence genomic region, the following are encoded:
- the LOC106318479 gene encoding regulation of nuclear pre-mRNA domain-containing protein 1B-like isoform X1 — protein sequence MGSSFNAQVLAEKLAKLNSSQASIETLSHWCIFHMNKAKHVVETWGRQFHCSPREQRLAYLYLANDILQNSRRRGSEFVGEFWNVLPDALRDVIENGDDSERKSALRLVNIWEERKVFGSSGQILKEEILRKLPDNGGVVPLKANATPLERVVSAVEALHGGQINVDDVVGKCTNVVGYLEKAAQEVESSGHTPGSAVVKEVQGQHTILRDCIEQLAAMETSRTSLISHLREALQEQELKLEQVRSHLQIARFQSDRTGDLCKQLSSSSQPPEEVIKVSFTSSAPVMFASNPPTQSVVVVDPRKTEAAAMVAKLTASTSSAEMLSYVLSSFASENNPPAVTETHPPEKRPKLQQNTSTATTSPPPPPPPPAFQLQPQFLQPLQPPGPVNQTPFSYTIATTTQQQQQQQQQQGPWIPGLTLLPTTSAPSDNNSYQKFQGQDGFYGTTNSPSSMTPATRQ from the exons ATGGGTAGTTCGTTTAATGCTCAGGTATTAGCTGAGAAGCTTGCCAAACTCAACAGTTCTCAAGCAAGCATAGAGA CTTTATCGCATTGGTGTATCTTTCACATGAACAAGGCGAAACATGTTGTGGAGACATGGGGGAGGCAGTTTCACTGCTCCCCGCGCGAGCAACGTTTGGCGTACCTGTACCTTGCGAATGATATCTTGCAGAACAGTAGGCGAAGAGGTTCGGAGTTTGTTGGCGAGTTCTGGAATGTGCTCCCGGATGCTCTTCGTGACGTGATTGAAAATGGTGATGACTCTGAAAGAAAATCCGCACTTCGATTG GTTAATATATGGGAAGAAAGAAAGGTTTTTGGATCTAGTGGACAGATTCTCAAAGAAGAGATTCTTAGAAAGCTGCCTGATAATGGAGGGGTCGTGCCACTTAAG GCAAATGCAACTCCGTTGGAGAGAGTAGTGTCTGCTGTTGAAGCTCTTCACGGTGGTCAGATTAATGTGGATGATGTTGTTGGAAAATGTACTAATGTTGTGGGTTACCTTGAGAAAGCAGCTCAGGAGGTTGAGAGTTCAG GACACACCCCTGGCTCCGCGGTTGTAAAGGAGGTGCAGGGACAACATACCATACTGAGAGACTGCATCGAACAGCTAGCAGCAATGGAAACATCCAGAACAAGTCTTATCTCTCATTTGAGAGAGGCTTTACAAGAACAG GAACTCAAGCTGGAGCAAGTCCGTAGCCACCTTCAGATCGCTCGGTTTCAATCAGACAGAACAGGTGATCTCTGCAAACAGCTTAGTAGTAGCTCACAGCCTCCTGAAGAAGTCATCAAAGTTTCATTCACTTCATCTGCACCGGTTATGTTTGCTTCAAACCCACCAACTCAATCAGTGGTAGTAGTAGACCCGAGAAAAACCGAAGCCGCAGCAATGGTAGCTAAGCTAACCGCATCAACCTCCTCAGCCGAGATGCTCTCCTACGTTCTCTCCTCCTTTGCCTCTGAAAACAACCCACCCGCTGTAACAGAAACTCACCCGCCAGAGAAAAGGCCCAAGCTTCAACAGAACACATCCACAGCCACCACCAGTCCCCCACCGCCGCCGCCGCCACCAGCATTCCAGCTTCAGCCTCAGTTCTTACAGCCTTTACAGCCTCCTGGTCCTGTAAACCAGACGCCATTCAGCTACACCATAGCAACAACCACTCAACAACAACAACAACAACAACAACAGCAAGGTCCTTGGATTCCTGGACTCACCTTGCTTCCAACAACCTCTGCTCCATCAGATAATAATTCATACCAAAAGTTTCAGGGGCAAGATGGTTTCTATGGCACTACTAACTCACCGTCCTCTATGACACCTGCTACTCGGCAGTAG
- the LOC106318479 gene encoding regulation of nuclear pre-mRNA domain-containing protein 1B-like isoform X2, with the protein MGSSFNAQVLAEKLAKLNSSQASIETLSHWCIFHMNKAKHVVETWGRQFHCSPREQRLAYLYLANDILQNSRRRGSEFVGEFWNVLPDALRDVIENGDDSERKSALRLVNIWEERKVFGSSGQILKEEILRKLPDNGGVVPLKKQANATPLERVVSAVEALHGGQINVDDVVGKCTNVVGYLEKAAQEVESSGHTPGSAVVKEVQGQHTILRDCIEQLAAMETSRTSLISHLREALQEQELKLEQVRSHLQIARFQSDRTGDLCKQLSSSSQPPEEVIKVSFTSSAPVMFASNPPTQSVVVVDPRKTEAAAMVAKLTASTSSAEMLSYVLSSFASENNPPAVTETHPPEKRPKLQQNTSTATTSPPPPPPPPAFQLQPQFLQPLQPPGPVNQTPFSYTIATTTQQQQQQQQQQGPWIPGLTLLPTTSAPSDNNSYQKFQGQDGFYGTTNSPSSMTPATRQ; encoded by the exons ATGGGTAGTTCGTTTAATGCTCAGGTATTAGCTGAGAAGCTTGCCAAACTCAACAGTTCTCAAGCAAGCATAGAGA CTTTATCGCATTGGTGTATCTTTCACATGAACAAGGCGAAACATGTTGTGGAGACATGGGGGAGGCAGTTTCACTGCTCCCCGCGCGAGCAACGTTTGGCGTACCTGTACCTTGCGAATGATATCTTGCAGAACAGTAGGCGAAGAGGTTCGGAGTTTGTTGGCGAGTTCTGGAATGTGCTCCCGGATGCTCTTCGTGACGTGATTGAAAATGGTGATGACTCTGAAAGAAAATCCGCACTTCGATTG GTTAATATATGGGAAGAAAGAAAGGTTTTTGGATCTAGTGGACAGATTCTCAAAGAAGAGATTCTTAGAAAGCTGCCTGATAATGGAGGGGTCGTGCCACTTAAG AAGCAGGCAAATGCAACTCCGTTGGAGAGAGTAGTGTCTGCTGTTGAAGCTCTTCACGGTGGTCAGATTAATGTGGATGATGTTGTTGGAAAATGTACTAATGTTGTGGGTTACCTTGAGAAAGCAGCTCAGGAGGTTGAGAGTTCAG GACACACCCCTGGCTCCGCGGTTGTAAAGGAGGTGCAGGGACAACATACCATACTGAGAGACTGCATCGAACAGCTAGCAGCAATGGAAACATCCAGAACAAGTCTTATCTCTCATTTGAGAGAGGCTTTACAAGAACAG GAACTCAAGCTGGAGCAAGTCCGTAGCCACCTTCAGATCGCTCGGTTTCAATCAGACAGAACAGGTGATCTCTGCAAACAGCTTAGTAGTAGCTCACAGCCTCCTGAAGAAGTCATCAAAGTTTCATTCACTTCATCTGCACCGGTTATGTTTGCTTCAAACCCACCAACTCAATCAGTGGTAGTAGTAGACCCGAGAAAAACCGAAGCCGCAGCAATGGTAGCTAAGCTAACCGCATCAACCTCCTCAGCCGAGATGCTCTCCTACGTTCTCTCCTCCTTTGCCTCTGAAAACAACCCACCCGCTGTAACAGAAACTCACCCGCCAGAGAAAAGGCCCAAGCTTCAACAGAACACATCCACAGCCACCACCAGTCCCCCACCGCCGCCGCCGCCACCAGCATTCCAGCTTCAGCCTCAGTTCTTACAGCCTTTACAGCCTCCTGGTCCTGTAAACCAGACGCCATTCAGCTACACCATAGCAACAACCACTCAACAACAACAACAACAACAACAACAGCAAGGTCCTTGGATTCCTGGACTCACCTTGCTTCCAACAACCTCTGCTCCATCAGATAATAATTCATACCAAAAGTTTCAGGGGCAAGATGGTTTCTATGGCACTACTAACTCACCGTCCTCTATGACACCTGCTACTCGGCAGTAG